A region from the Paenibacillus humicola genome encodes:
- a CDS encoding response regulator transcription factor, with protein sequence MMKLMIVDDEPYILEGLTKIITGASTCFSQIEEASDAFEALDKMSHFTPNVVITDLNMPEKDGFELISEAKQAGYCDRFIILTGYDEFEYARRALRAGAVDYLLKPINQEEIIALLNTISAEMNVHSEIPIEFKGHMDKITGYIHKHYDTPMSLDDLAAYTGLHPNYISSLFRKELDLTFIQYLNSTRIEKARTLLEKEPHMSVNLIGQNVGFESPQHFVKIFKRYVGTTPGSYREQASRTTGKAGSR encoded by the coding sequence ATGATGAAGCTGATGATCGTCGATGACGAGCCCTACATCTTGGAAGGACTCACGAAAATCATAACGGGGGCATCGACGTGCTTCTCGCAAATCGAGGAAGCATCGGATGCGTTCGAGGCGCTGGATAAAATGTCTCATTTTACGCCGAATGTCGTCATTACGGACCTTAACATGCCGGAAAAAGACGGGTTCGAGCTGATCAGCGAGGCGAAGCAAGCGGGCTATTGCGACCGTTTTATCATCTTGACGGGATACGATGAATTCGAGTATGCGCGCAGGGCGCTTCGGGCAGGCGCGGTCGATTATTTGCTCAAGCCGATTAATCAGGAGGAAATTATCGCCCTGCTGAACACCATTTCCGCGGAGATGAACGTGCATTCGGAAATACCGATTGAATTTAAAGGGCATATGGACAAAATTACCGGGTATATTCACAAGCATTACGATACCCCGATGTCGCTGGACGATTTGGCCGCGTACACGGGCTTGCATCCGAATTACATTTCCAGCTTATTCCGTAAAGAGCTCGACTTGACGTTTATCCAGTACCTGAATTCAACCCGGATCGAAAAGGCCCGGACGCTGCTCGAGAAAGAACCGCATATGTCCGTCAATCTGATCGGACAGAACGTCGGATTTGAAAGTCCGCAGCATTTTGTGAAAATTTTCAAGCGATATGTCGGCACAACGCCGGGATCTTATCGGGAGCAAGCATCCCGAACGACCGGAAAGGCGGGTTCACGATGA
- a CDS encoding cache domain-containing sensor histidine kinase codes for MGRNLAGIKNRLSSISIVKKMMIGYIFIICLPVVLFGFFYYHQVSRMIMDKIDINHQQVMEQAYNNLKVDLAHYESLYKFVQANSFIVDYLDGDYSTDAESVYNYLSYIYPQLMYLLSGNPNISDITLYKYKPNVLAIPNHIADASRLDPAVRQKIGKLKPNQGVWLYHQDGAKLTSLYYYQVLYDSNYTHQIGIMQIKVSVNVLLNFLKAIRADSSWEVYLLNKRGEIVQLASEPVESESFRDFAVLSSARSGHGKTTISNELRIDDLGLNVAAYAKENDMFRDIKIKENDLAVFVIVLLLSLSFLYNMLASSVAKRLSRLARHMRTVGNNSLKAYPNPGDMDEIGFLTSSYNSMVRRIEELIDNVHRAEALRKEAAYRALQAQVKPHFLYNTLETIRMMAVANNVPEVAGIAFSFGQLMRYSLSSANQETKLKQEIEMVASYLDIHRIRMKDRLQFKILGLERVQNVLCPRFILQPVVENCIVHGISKVRRPVWITITISEVYEEEEAYDVLTVEDNGGGMSEAKLLELRKTLGAPAEDSFSGERGGFGLRNVAERIRSFFGGRSGLEIDSETGAGTKVRMFLKKKRDDADDEADDRR; via the coding sequence ATGGGGAGAAACCTGGCGGGGATCAAAAACCGGTTATCGAGTATCAGTATCGTCAAGAAAATGATGATCGGCTATATTTTTATCATTTGCCTGCCGGTGGTATTGTTCGGCTTTTTCTATTACCATCAGGTCAGCCGAATGATCATGGACAAAATCGATATCAACCATCAGCAGGTTATGGAGCAGGCCTATAACAACCTGAAGGTCGACCTGGCTCATTACGAATCGTTATACAAATTTGTGCAGGCCAATTCCTTCATCGTCGATTACTTGGACGGGGATTACAGCACCGATGCTGAAAGCGTCTACAACTATTTGTCCTATATTTATCCGCAGCTCATGTATTTGTTATCGGGAAACCCCAATATCTCGGACATAACCCTTTATAAATATAAACCGAATGTGCTTGCGATTCCGAACCATATCGCCGATGCGAGCCGTCTCGATCCCGCCGTGCGGCAAAAAATCGGCAAGCTGAAGCCAAACCAGGGGGTTTGGCTTTATCACCAGGATGGGGCAAAGCTGACGTCGCTCTATTACTATCAGGTGTTGTACGACAGTAATTACACCCATCAGATCGGGATTATGCAAATCAAGGTTTCGGTAAACGTCCTCCTGAATTTCCTGAAAGCCATTCGGGCGGACTCCAGCTGGGAGGTTTACCTGCTGAACAAGCGGGGGGAGATCGTGCAGCTGGCATCCGAACCCGTTGAAAGCGAGTCCTTTCGCGACTTCGCGGTTCTGAGCTCGGCACGTTCCGGTCACGGGAAAACGACGATCTCGAACGAGCTGCGGATCGACGATCTCGGTCTGAATGTGGCGGCGTACGCCAAAGAGAACGATATGTTCCGGGACATCAAGATCAAGGAAAACGATTTGGCCGTTTTCGTCATCGTGCTTTTGCTGAGCTTGTCTTTCCTGTACAATATGCTGGCTTCCTCCGTCGCCAAGAGGCTGTCCCGTCTCGCCAGACATATGCGGACGGTCGGAAACAACAGCTTGAAGGCGTATCCCAATCCGGGCGATATGGACGAAATCGGATTTTTGACTTCCTCCTATAATTCGATGGTCAGGCGTATCGAGGAATTGATCGACAACGTTCACCGCGCGGAGGCGCTGCGCAAGGAAGCGGCCTACCGGGCGCTGCAGGCGCAGGTCAAGCCGCATTTCCTGTACAATACGCTGGAAACCATCCGCATGATGGCGGTTGCCAACAATGTGCCCGAGGTGGCCGGCATTGCGTTTTCGTTCGGTCAGCTGATGCGGTACAGTCTATCGTCCGCGAATCAAGAAACGAAGCTGAAGCAGGAAATCGAAATGGTCGCGAGCTACCTTGACATTCACCGCATCCGTATGAAGGACCGTCTGCAGTTCAAGATCCTCGGATTAGAGCGTGTGCAGAACGTTCTCTGTCCGAGATTCATTTTGCAGCCCGTTGTCGAGAACTGCATCGTTCACGGCATTTCCAAGGTGCGTCGTCCGGTGTGGATCACCATCACGATTTCGGAAGTGTATGAGGAAGAGGAAGCGTACGATGTCCTGACGGTGGAGGATAACGGGGGAGGCATGTCGGAGGCCAAGCTGCTTGAATTGCGCAAAACGCTCGGCGCGCCGGCCGAGGATTCGTTTTCGGGCGAGCGGGGCGGTTTCGGACTGCGCAACGTAGCGGAACGAATTCGTTCCTTCTTCGGCGGACGGTCTGGGCTGGAAATCGACAGCGAGACGGGGGCCGGAACGAAAGTTCGAATGTTCCTGAAAAAGAAAAGGGATGATGCGGATGATGAAGCTGATGATCGTCGATGA
- a CDS encoding extracellular solute-binding protein, giving the protein MRMANTKSFAAAALSVVLALVLLAGCGTNAGNNGGETGNAAKTGDGSAGASTGKKPVELSMFIDFPWYPVKEWKGPIADMITEKTGVKLNITVSTDDNQLPVMIASGNLPDLIFTANQVDRLSNSNLSYPWDDLINKYAPDFKIDPTRKLVNSAPDGKFYTVRNAFATQEEWNANPFALGNDGNPGVAVRTDILKALGNPQIKTVDDFVNVLEKVKAKYPDMVPLIMDPNWMEQYFKAQFGVDVGGTELYEGDDNKLHMFITHPKMLEYYKFMNSLYRKGLIIGENFAFSNDQIDDDYANSGKAFAHMHTVSIADTDNLAAKKSGKPYTWQMLPTALSPDAVLVNDGIGFAGTFITKSNKHPEESIKFLQYLASDEGKKLVMWGVEGKQWHMDPKGYPVFNYNPNDGDYVNSQGLKWYYFYSDAIAEGLRAYVPGTQTTEALLETKKITKIRPVLGLIHAPADSEEQTIKTKIDDLVKNQRAKIILAKTEQEAVQAYQDMINTAQQYGMGKYEQWATEQYAQKKDLMK; this is encoded by the coding sequence ATGCGCATGGCGAATACAAAGAGCTTTGCAGCGGCAGCGCTGTCCGTGGTGCTGGCTTTGGTGCTGCTGGCCGGCTGCGGAACGAACGCCGGAAATAATGGCGGCGAAACGGGCAATGCCGCCAAAACGGGCGACGGCTCGGCAGGGGCATCGACAGGCAAGAAACCGGTAGAGCTTTCGATGTTTATCGACTTTCCGTGGTACCCGGTTAAAGAATGGAAGGGACCTATCGCGGATATGATCACGGAGAAGACGGGGGTCAAGCTGAATATTACCGTTTCGACGGACGATAACCAGCTGCCCGTCATGATTGCGTCCGGCAACCTGCCCGACTTGATCTTCACCGCAAATCAGGTCGACCGGTTATCGAATTCGAACCTGAGCTATCCATGGGATGATCTGATCAATAAGTACGCGCCGGATTTCAAGATCGACCCGACGCGGAAATTGGTGAACAGCGCCCCGGACGGAAAATTTTATACCGTACGCAACGCTTTCGCCACCCAAGAGGAATGGAATGCCAATCCGTTCGCTTTGGGCAACGACGGAAATCCGGGCGTGGCGGTGCGAACCGATATTTTGAAAGCGCTTGGCAATCCGCAGATCAAAACGGTCGACGATTTTGTGAATGTGCTGGAGAAGGTGAAGGCCAAATATCCCGATATGGTTCCGCTCATTATGGATCCGAACTGGATGGAGCAGTATTTTAAAGCCCAATTCGGTGTCGACGTGGGCGGCACGGAGCTGTACGAGGGCGATGACAACAAGCTGCACATGTTCATTACCCATCCGAAAATGCTCGAATACTACAAGTTCATGAACAGCCTGTACCGGAAAGGCTTGATCATCGGGGAAAATTTCGCGTTCAGCAACGACCAGATCGACGACGACTATGCAAACAGCGGAAAAGCTTTCGCCCATATGCATACGGTCAGCATCGCCGACACGGATAATTTGGCGGCAAAAAAGAGCGGCAAGCCTTACACGTGGCAAATGCTGCCGACGGCACTCAGTCCGGATGCGGTTTTGGTGAACGACGGGATCGGTTTTGCCGGCACTTTTATTACGAAGAGCAACAAGCACCCTGAGGAATCGATCAAGTTTCTCCAATACTTGGCCAGCGACGAGGGCAAAAAACTGGTCATGTGGGGTGTGGAAGGAAAGCAATGGCATATGGATCCGAAAGGCTATCCCGTCTTCAACTACAATCCGAACGATGGCGACTATGTGAATTCGCAAGGGCTCAAATGGTATTATTTTTATTCGGATGCCATCGCGGAAGGCCTTCGCGCTTATGTGCCGGGCACGCAGACCACGGAAGCGCTGCTCGAAACCAAAAAGATTACGAAAATCCGTCCCGTTCTGGGCCTCATTCACGCACCGGCCGATTCGGAAGAGCAGACGATTAAAACCAAAATCGACGATCTGGTCAAAAATCAGCGGGCAAAGATCATTTTGGCCAAAACCGAGCAGGAAGCCGTTCAGGCTTATCAGGATATGATAAATACGGCTCAGCAATACGGCATGGGCAAATATGAGCAATGGGCGACTGAGCAGTATGCGCAAAAGAAAGACCTCATGAAGTAA
- a CDS encoding carbohydrate ABC transporter permease, with amino-acid sequence MLSRRNAEDWMVDSIIHVLLILVIITTAYPFYYVFMMSFNAGTDSTIGGLYLWPRVLTLDNYAKFFSDANWFKALEVTVARTIIGAFLGVVFTLMMAYGLSAKDLVFRRLYFTLVIIAMYFSGGLIPYYVVLRSLHLLNTFSVYVIPTMLNTFFLLIAISFFRDLPAELRESAHIDGAGEVTIFSRIMIPVSKPLIATMGLFIGVGQWNSWVDSAYFVQNNDLRTLTYRMIEIINSSKVPANSVAYAAGASTVTGYSLELTALVVSVAPILCVYPFLQKYFVHGIMLGSVKE; translated from the coding sequence ATGCTGTCCAGGCGAAATGCAGAGGATTGGATGGTTGACAGTATCATTCACGTCCTCCTTATTCTGGTCATTATTACGACGGCTTATCCATTCTATTACGTGTTCATGATGTCCTTTAACGCGGGTACGGATTCCACCATCGGCGGTTTGTATCTATGGCCGAGAGTCCTGACACTGGACAATTACGCCAAATTTTTTTCGGACGCGAACTGGTTTAAGGCGTTGGAGGTCACCGTGGCCCGAACGATCATCGGCGCATTTCTCGGGGTCGTTTTTACATTGATGATGGCGTATGGCCTATCGGCCAAAGATTTGGTGTTTCGCCGGTTGTATTTTACGCTCGTCATTATCGCGATGTATTTCTCCGGGGGGCTGATTCCGTATTACGTCGTGCTCCGCTCCCTGCATCTGCTAAACACGTTTTCGGTTTATGTCATTCCGACCATGCTGAATACGTTTTTTCTGCTCATTGCCATTTCTTTTTTTCGCGACCTGCCCGCGGAATTGCGGGAATCCGCCCATATCGACGGCGCCGGCGAAGTCACGATATTTTCCCGGATTATGATTCCCGTATCGAAGCCGCTGATTGCGACAATGGGCTTGTTTATCGGGGTGGGGCAGTGGAATTCCTGGGTCGATTCGGCTTATTTTGTGCAAAATAACGATTTGCGGACGCTTACTTATCGCATGATCGAAATTATTAACAGCAGCAAGGTTCCGGCGAATAGTGTTGCTTATGCGGCCGGAGCATCGACGGTAACGGGATATTCGCTTGAGCTGACGGCGCTCGTCGTTTCGGTCGCCCCGATCCTGTGCGTCTATCCGTTCCTGCAAAAGTATTTCGTGCACGGCATCATGCTGGGATCGGTCAAGGAATAA
- a CDS encoding ABC transporter permease: protein MERNFIQENAAQAGPAIHDQASIWKRFKKQRTLQVFVLLGIVYLLIFSYTPMFGILMAFKQYTIVTGIRGIFTSPWAGLQNFREFFTDYRFGQIVRNTLALSILKVVFTFPLPILFAIMLNELRNMVFKRFVQTVSYLPHFISWVVVVGLSYSFFSSEVGIVNRLLMGIGIIGKPLTILTDPNSFWGFAVGSAAWKEMGWWAIIFLAAIAGINPSLYEAAQIDGAGRLARIRHITLPGIKGTVVVVLILTVGSILGGGLVGSNFEQSLLLGNDINNPTSEIVQTYAFKVGLSQGRFSFAAAIDLIQSIISVTLVFLSNSIAKRVSGSSLF from the coding sequence ATGGAACGAAATTTCATTCAAGAAAACGCCGCGCAGGCCGGTCCTGCGATCCATGACCAGGCGAGTATTTGGAAACGCTTCAAAAAACAGCGTACCCTTCAGGTGTTTGTTTTGCTCGGCATCGTCTATTTGCTCATTTTCTCCTACACGCCGATGTTCGGGATCTTGATGGCCTTCAAGCAGTACACGATTGTGACGGGAATTCGGGGGATCTTTACAAGCCCGTGGGCCGGGCTCCAAAACTTTCGGGAATTTTTCACCGATTACCGCTTCGGGCAAATTGTCCGGAATACGCTGGCGCTCAGCATCCTGAAAGTCGTCTTCACCTTTCCGCTGCCTATTCTTTTTGCTATTATGCTTAATGAACTTCGCAATATGGTTTTTAAGCGTTTCGTTCAAACGGTGAGCTATTTGCCCCATTTTATTTCCTGGGTCGTCGTCGTAGGGCTCTCTTACTCGTTTTTCTCTTCCGAAGTGGGGATTGTCAATCGTCTTCTGATGGGGATCGGGATTATCGGCAAGCCGCTGACGATTTTGACCGATCCGAACTCCTTTTGGGGCTTTGCGGTCGGCAGCGCGGCCTGGAAGGAAATGGGATGGTGGGCGATTATTTTCCTCGCCGCGATCGCGGGCATCAATCCCTCGCTCTACGAAGCGGCTCAAATTGACGGTGCGGGCAGGCTGGCGCGCATTCGCCACATTACGCTGCCGGGGATCAAGGGAACGGTTGTCGTGGTGCTGATTCTTACCGTGGGCAGTATTCTCGGCGGCGGATTGGTCGGGTCAAACTTCGAGCAATCGCTCTTGCTTGGCAACGATATCAACAATCCGACATCGGAAATCGTGCAAACCTATGCGTTTAAGGTCGGTCTGAGCCAAGGGCGTTTTTCCTTTGCGGCAGCGATCGACTTGATTCAATCCATTATCTCCGTTACGCTTGTGTTTCTCAGCAACTCGATTGCGAAGCGTGTATCGGGATCCAGTCTTTTCTAA
- a CDS encoding phytanoyl-CoA dioxygenase family protein produces the protein MSSGAVEKRHLLTAKQMADFAVNGYLVLNEAVPQEYNERAEKEMREFAGGGGRYWFDSGVIRDIFELPQVKGALQSFVGTNPVYDHSFLHVVKAQHHKGQFYHADSIIDTRPMGFDVQAFYFAHDTPDEMGPTLVLPGSHLRKVSNGSIARYKNIAGQRRLVSKSGSIAFLHHGIWHCAQPNFTDVTRYVFKLRMRPGQEQRALFNTEGYNEKEIRDYIYKAGHHSWCGDESRVNQVQIAKFWRYLTGDNRVDVSFEGALTRMGL, from the coding sequence ATGAGCAGCGGTGCAGTGGAAAAGCGTCATCTGCTTACGGCGAAGCAAATGGCCGATTTTGCCGTAAACGGTTACTTGGTGCTAAACGAGGCGGTTCCCCAGGAATATAACGAACGCGCGGAAAAAGAAATGCGCGAATTCGCCGGCGGCGGCGGGCGTTACTGGTTCGATTCCGGCGTAATTCGGGACATTTTCGAGCTGCCTCAGGTGAAAGGCGCCCTGCAAAGCTTCGTCGGCACAAACCCCGTCTACGATCATTCGTTCTTGCATGTCGTCAAAGCGCAGCATCATAAGGGCCAGTTTTACCATGCCGACTCCATCATCGATACGCGCCCGATGGGGTTTGACGTTCAAGCCTTCTACTTCGCCCACGATACGCCGGACGAGATGGGGCCGACGCTTGTGCTCCCCGGTTCGCATTTGCGCAAGGTTAGCAACGGCAGTATCGCCCGCTACAAAAACATTGCAGGCCAGCGCAGACTTGTATCGAAATCCGGCTCGATCGCCTTTTTGCACCACGGCATCTGGCATTGCGCACAGCCGAATTTCACCGATGTGACGCGCTACGTGTTTAAGCTGCGCATGCGACCGGGACAAGAGCAGCGTGCGCTGTTCAACACGGAGGGATATAACGAGAAGGAAATTCGGGACTACATTTATAAAGCGGGTCACCACTCCTGGTGCGGCGATGAATCCCGTGTGAATCAAGTGCAGATCGCCAAGTTTTGGCGCTATTTGACCGGCGATAATCGCGTCGACGTTTCGTTTGAAGGCGCTTTAACGCGCATGGGGCTGTAG
- a CDS encoding SDR family NAD(P)-dependent oxidoreductase: MSNEKAVVITGATRGIGKNMALYFASRGYTVVGTGRDAAKLNELDQELKQFGSSNKAVALDIMDPSNIQDVVQSVVSDLGKIPVWINNAGLFKAIGPTWEVDRDAWIGDLSTNLIGTFQCLHAVIPVMLRQGFGRIINVVGGGTGNAFKYGCAYGVSKTGVARLTENAAAELEGSRVQCFAMDPGLNRTDMTEYQLNTEAGQHYLPVIKDLFDQKKDVPPERAPKLAFALAEGKLDAYHGRIVSVHEDIEQWESRSDGLSENPYKLRISLS, translated from the coding sequence GTGTCGAATGAAAAAGCAGTTGTAATCACCGGAGCGACCCGCGGGATCGGGAAAAACATGGCGCTCTACTTCGCAAGTCGCGGTTACACCGTGGTGGGGACGGGACGCGACGCAGCCAAGTTAAACGAACTGGATCAGGAGTTAAAGCAATTCGGATCGTCCAACAAGGCTGTTGCCCTGGATATTATGGATCCTTCCAATATTCAAGATGTCGTGCAGTCCGTTGTTTCGGACCTTGGAAAGATTCCGGTGTGGATTAATAATGCGGGACTATTCAAAGCCATCGGTCCGACATGGGAAGTGGACCGCGACGCTTGGATCGGCGATCTCTCCACAAATCTGATCGGTACGTTCCAATGTTTGCACGCCGTGATCCCCGTGATGCTCCGTCAAGGTTTTGGCCGCATCATCAACGTTGTCGGCGGTGGTACGGGGAACGCATTCAAATACGGATGCGCATATGGGGTTTCGAAAACCGGAGTCGCCCGTTTGACCGAGAATGCCGCTGCTGAGCTGGAAGGATCCCGGGTTCAGTGCTTTGCGATGGATCCGGGGTTAAACAGGACCGACATGACCGAATATCAGTTAAATACCGAGGCCGGTCAGCACTATTTGCCCGTTATTAAAGATCTTTTCGATCAAAAGAAGGACGTCCCGCCGGAACGGGCGCCGAAACTGGCTTTTGCGCTTGCGGAGGGGAAACTGGACGCATACCATGGCCGAATCGTGAGTGTACATGAAGACATCGAACAATGGGAGTCTCGTTCGGACGGACTGAGCGAGAATCCGTATAAATTAAGAATATCCCTGTCCTAA
- a CDS encoding AraC family transcriptional regulator: protein MDLEELQHLVPGIVFFVDRRCFPGWEITKQKIGFHDLTFVVEGKSNYYINEVQYTVEAGDVIYVPMNSIREAHTFKNNPMHSYAFNFNWLPSGSPKALPLRTVTKNAITGEILGYIKQFTHVWMSRQPGYIMQARALFMLIVHRLVMVSTINASGIKADPRVKKMMDYVIEHYHEELDISEAARIVNLHPVYFGKLFKKDTGHAFKQYLNMIRINQAEMLLSTGGFSVTEVAERCGYHDISYFSNVFKSIKGYSPSLVPK from the coding sequence GTGGATCTTGAAGAGCTTCAGCACCTGGTTCCCGGCATTGTCTTTTTTGTCGACAGGCGTTGTTTTCCGGGCTGGGAAATTACGAAGCAGAAAATCGGTTTTCACGATCTTACTTTTGTCGTGGAGGGAAAATCGAATTATTACATCAATGAAGTCCAATACACAGTGGAAGCCGGCGACGTCATCTACGTTCCGATGAACAGCATTCGAGAGGCGCATACCTTCAAAAATAACCCGATGCATTCTTATGCTTTTAATTTCAATTGGCTGCCGAGCGGAAGCCCGAAGGCACTGCCGCTCCGGACCGTGACGAAGAACGCGATTACGGGTGAAATCCTAGGCTATATCAAGCAGTTTACCCACGTATGGATGAGCAGGCAGCCTGGTTACATCATGCAGGCAAGGGCACTGTTTATGCTGATCGTCCATCGGCTTGTGATGGTTTCCACCATAAATGCCTCCGGGATTAAAGCCGATCCACGGGTGAAAAAAATGATGGATTACGTAATCGAACATTATCACGAGGAGCTGGATATATCGGAGGCGGCCCGAATCGTCAATCTTCACCCGGTTTATTTTGGGAAATTGTTCAAAAAAGATACCGGTCATGCATTTAAGCAATACTTGAACATGATTCGAATTAATCAAGCCGAAATGCTGCTGTCCACCGGCGGCTTTTCCGTCACCGAGGTGGCCGAACGGTGCGGCTATCACGACATTTCGTATTTCAGCAATGTGTTCAAGTCGATTAAAGGGTACTCCCCTTCATTGGTCCCCAAATAA
- a CDS encoding sugar phosphate isomerase/epimerase family protein: MITLTGFADEISPDLEEQLNVLESENIRYLELRGVWGKNILELTEEETAKVKGRLEERGFGVSSIGSPIGKIKITDDFEPHFEKAKHAVRLAAFFRAPFVRIFSFYIPGGEHEKYREEVLTRMKRLAQLAEREGVVMVHENESHIYGDTGERCLDILRTVSSPYLRAAFDPANFVQCRVEPVSGAYPLICDYISYFHVKDAVMGNGSVVPSGEGDGQLRQLLEHLKRKRFSGFMSLEPHLWEKGKSEGLRNPELFVIASQAIKKLLAEQNMNWS, encoded by the coding sequence ATGATTACACTAACCGGATTCGCGGACGAAATCTCGCCGGATTTGGAAGAGCAGCTGAATGTACTGGAATCGGAGAACATTCGTTATCTCGAGCTGCGAGGAGTATGGGGCAAGAACATACTGGAGCTTACGGAAGAAGAAACGGCGAAAGTCAAAGGAAGATTGGAAGAGCGGGGGTTCGGCGTCTCCTCGATCGGTTCGCCAATCGGAAAAATCAAAATTACCGACGATTTTGAGCCTCATTTCGAGAAGGCAAAACATGCCGTCCGGCTGGCAGCGTTTTTTCGCGCGCCGTTTGTCCGCATCTTTTCCTTCTACATTCCGGGCGGGGAGCACGAGAAATACCGCGAGGAAGTATTGACGCGAATGAAGCGTCTCGCTCAATTGGCGGAACGCGAGGGCGTGGTGATGGTGCATGAGAACGAGAGCCATATTTACGGCGATACCGGCGAACGGTGCCTGGATATTTTGCGAACCGTTTCATCCCCTTATCTGCGCGCCGCATTCGATCCGGCCAATTTCGTGCAGTGCAGGGTAGAACCCGTTTCGGGGGCTTATCCTTTGATCTGCGATTATATTTCTTATTTCCATGTTAAGGACGCCGTCATGGGGAATGGTTCGGTCGTGCCTTCGGGAGAAGGCGACGGACAGCTGCGTCAGCTCCTCGAACATCTGAAACGGAAGCGATTCTCCGGTTTTATGTCGCTGGAGCCGCATTTATGGGAGAAAGGAAAGTCGGAAGGTCTTCGCAATCCTGAACTATTCGTGATCGCCTCCCAAGCAATCAAGAAATTGTTAGCGGAACAAAACATGAACTGGTCATGA
- a CDS encoding ABC transporter substrate-binding protein — MRNRKTILMLLGSLMLVFMAACGSGISGGGASGNSGEAASSGNAANEGDKAKAANTSAPSDANNNGTPDMDFDMGGRTVKWVSWYDESIKEDNPDNIQRKKNLDDLMKKHNFKIDYVVLDYGQYKDKVTASLLSGEPVGDIIRLARPWMIPSLVKQDLFWPVDEYTKNKNVFIQQYTNEYSEYNGRGYGFRSGINGASSGIFYNRTLMNQLGLKNLQEDVNNDNWNWDTFIQAAKDANKDSNNDGKLDTWGLATDSLLIPALAANESNLVNENKQNLDDPKTIEALNFVSRIDTEHVARPTEGGDWTEPGQFFRQGNTLMYPGMDYEMETFKKDMPDYEIGFLPFPKGPSASGYHSYVTIPNYLTVPKAVQHPEQLVYIYEKINDIDSIYDYPKQASLETFFSNEDDINNAKMAGEDIKVIDATDGYPNMPYYPMLDDLRKGVSVSSIIEKYKAQFQSSIDEVWKK, encoded by the coding sequence ATGAGGAACCGCAAGACGATACTGATGTTGTTAGGCAGTCTGATGTTGGTTTTCATGGCGGCATGCGGCAGCGGCATTTCAGGAGGAGGAGCGAGCGGAAATTCGGGCGAAGCCGCGTCAAGCGGTAATGCCGCCAATGAGGGGGATAAGGCAAAAGCGGCTAACACTTCCGCGCCGTCGGATGCGAACAATAACGGCACCCCTGACATGGATTTCGACATGGGCGGCCGGACGGTCAAATGGGTATCCTGGTACGATGAGTCGATTAAGGAGGATAACCCGGACAATATCCAAAGGAAGAAGAATTTGGATGATTTAATGAAAAAGCACAATTTTAAAATCGATTACGTTGTTCTCGATTACGGACAGTACAAGGATAAGGTAACGGCTTCGCTGTTGTCGGGAGAGCCGGTCGGCGACATCATCAGACTGGCGAGACCATGGATGATTCCGTCGCTGGTCAAGCAGGATTTGTTCTGGCCGGTAGACGAATATACAAAAAACAAAAACGTGTTTATTCAACAGTATACGAATGAGTACTCGGAATACAATGGCAGAGGCTACGGGTTCAGATCGGGCATCAATGGCGCCTCGTCGGGCATTTTTTACAACCGCACCTTGATGAATCAATTGGGTCTCAAAAATTTGCAGGAGGATGTGAATAACGATAACTGGAACTGGGATACGTTCATTCAGGCTGCCAAAGATGCGAACAAGGACTCGAATAACGACGGCAAGCTGGATACGTGGGGACTTGCAACCGATTCGCTTCTGATCCCGGCTCTGGCGGCGAACGAATCGAATTTGGTGAATGAGAATAAGCAAAATCTCGATGATCCGAAAACGATCGAAGCGTTAAACTTCGTGTCCCGCATCGATACCGAGCATGTGGCCAGACCTACCGAAGGCGGAGATTGGACCGAGCCCGGTCAATTTTTCCGTCAAGGCAACACGCTCATGTATCCGGGGATGGATTATGAAATGGAAACGTTCAAGAAGGATATGCCGGATTATGAGATCGGATTTCTGCCGTTTCCCAAAGGGCCCAGCGCGTCCGGATATCATTCTTATGTTACGATTCCGAACTATTTGACGGTTCCCAAAGCCGTCCAGCATCCGGAGCAGTTAGTCTACATTTATGAAAAAATCAACGATATCGATTCGATTTACGACTATCCGAAACAGGCTTCGTTAGAAACGTTTTTCAGTAACGAAGACGACATCAACAATGCTAAAATGGCCGGAGAAGATATAAAGGTGATCGATGCCACCGACGGTTATCCGAACATGCCTTATTACCCGATGCTCGATGATCTCCGCAAGGGAGTTTCGGTATCGTCGATCATCGAGAAATATAAAGCGCAGTTCCAGTCGTCGATTGATGAAGTGTGGAAGAAGTAA